From a single Shewanella donghaensis genomic region:
- a CDS encoding YchJ family protein, with the protein MTPDTSCPCGSDLHYTHCCQPYHLNLNFADKADTLMRSRYCAFVMKQFQYLVDTHHPQHLAGLTVEMLAMGADETQWIGLEVITHKQQSALSATVTFKAWFLNDGDLDAIFECSDFVFENGRWYYTKGEQFTADLPKRNDKCICHSGKKFKACCMKLMG; encoded by the coding sequence ATGACCCCAGATACATCTTGCCCGTGCGGAAGTGATTTACACTACACACATTGTTGCCAGCCCTATCACCTCAATCTAAACTTTGCTGACAAAGCTGACACATTAATGCGCTCACGCTATTGTGCCTTTGTTATGAAGCAATTCCAATATTTGGTTGATACTCATCACCCACAACACTTAGCCGGATTAACTGTTGAAATGTTGGCTATGGGCGCTGATGAAACTCAATGGATAGGCTTAGAGGTTATTACGCACAAGCAACAAAGTGCATTATCTGCAACAGTCACTTTTAAAGCCTGGTTTCTCAATGACGGCGATCTAGATGCTATTTTTGAATGCTCAGATTTTGTTTTTGAAAATGGACGGTGGTATTACACCAAAGGTGAACAATTTACAGCAGATTTACCGAAACGAAACGATAAATGTATTTGTCATAGCGGCAAAAAGTTTAAAGCCTGTTGTATGAAACTAATGGGTTAA
- a CDS encoding putative bifunctional diguanylate cyclase/phosphodiesterase, translating into MRQTEQQHLLELIVNSVAKEKGDFKQTSELACKLLMKYFNATCVSVISLRDKALEQKVIACLSPNLTFEESVNFHRNNSLISDSYFDELRRFRHVFSNSSQSDKRLQSFNEYYCQTHIQSNLDVAIRINGHIEGLLCIEFDHVVDITLANIEFACQFSDQLALTLATRYAYDKDERLTLFHSATEQAKHVLMLVNLKSQVIEYVNPAHEKMTGLSRDIVQGNQLITLDMFRGKRELANELTEKLINGDIIKGEAELTRVDESKYWVQYQANRFVTEQGNYYALVSCVDISAQRKSKEQLEHLAWKCSLTGLSNRLHFTQCLERVSEGTLILVDLMGFKRFNDTSGHEQGDALLTEVARRLKHFGESHDAIDVARVGSDEFTVLLPQFVDKDLLNAKIEKLYRKLQVPSVIGREKVDPKAAVAIVDINSIAGQFSPLSCADIALQYAKKKSSQNHQIFNDDLLATFKNNAEIERDLQLAVRNRQFELYYQPLMDLKNHQFIGAEALIRWHHPKKGVLYPGAFIEIAEQTGMINAIGDWVLEAACKQLNLWQHKNVDIVMHVNVAARQFFSGNLFEQVWNLVTRYRLKPQSLILEITETELMGDIRHATRLCQELADLGVGLAIDDFGTGYSSMRYLKQFPISKLKIDRSFISDLTTSRESREIVSAIIAMAKALNISLTAEGVETKEQEIFLADSCCHHAQGFLYSPAIRENEFSKFVFEQNELVH; encoded by the coding sequence ATGAGACAAACTGAGCAACAACATTTATTAGAGTTAATTGTAAACTCTGTCGCCAAAGAAAAAGGGGATTTTAAACAAACCTCTGAACTTGCGTGCAAATTGTTAATGAAATATTTTAACGCTACCTGTGTATCCGTTATTTCATTACGCGACAAAGCATTAGAACAAAAAGTCATTGCTTGCCTTTCACCGAATCTCACATTTGAAGAATCCGTTAATTTTCATCGTAACAACAGTTTAATCTCCGATTCTTATTTTGATGAATTACGTCGATTCAGACATGTTTTTAGTAACTCATCACAATCGGATAAACGCTTACAAAGTTTCAATGAGTATTATTGCCAAACGCACATTCAATCTAATCTGGATGTCGCTATTCGTATTAATGGCCATATCGAAGGCTTACTTTGCATCGAGTTTGATCATGTTGTTGACATCACTTTGGCAAATATTGAGTTTGCATGCCAATTTTCAGACCAACTAGCATTAACCCTAGCCACGCGTTACGCCTATGATAAAGATGAAAGACTTACGTTATTTCATAGTGCGACAGAGCAAGCTAAACATGTATTGATGTTGGTTAATCTTAAGTCACAAGTTATTGAATATGTAAATCCTGCACATGAAAAAATGACCGGGTTGAGCCGAGATATTGTTCAAGGTAACCAACTCATCACTTTAGATATGTTTCGCGGTAAGCGTGAACTTGCTAATGAACTGACAGAAAAATTGATCAATGGTGACATCATTAAAGGTGAAGCTGAGTTAACCCGTGTTGATGAAAGTAAATATTGGGTTCAATACCAGGCCAACCGATTTGTTACTGAGCAAGGCAATTATTATGCGTTAGTATCTTGTGTAGATATTTCCGCGCAAAGAAAGAGTAAAGAACAGTTAGAACATCTTGCATGGAAATGTAGCTTAACAGGGCTAAGCAATCGTTTGCACTTCACTCAGTGTTTAGAACGAGTTAGTGAAGGTACTTTAATTCTGGTTGATTTAATGGGCTTTAAACGCTTTAACGATACCAGCGGCCATGAACAGGGTGATGCATTATTAACTGAAGTGGCAAGACGATTAAAACATTTTGGTGAAAGCCATGATGCCATTGACGTTGCTAGAGTCGGTAGTGATGAATTTACCGTATTGTTACCACAGTTTGTTGATAAAGACTTGCTTAACGCCAAGATTGAAAAGTTATACCGCAAGTTACAAGTCCCTTCAGTTATTGGTCGAGAGAAAGTCGATCCTAAAGCGGCTGTCGCCATCGTTGATATTAATTCAATTGCAGGACAGTTTTCACCATTATCTTGTGCGGATATAGCCTTACAATATGCCAAAAAGAAATCTTCACAGAATCACCAAATCTTTAATGATGATCTACTGGCAACATTTAAAAATAATGCTGAAATAGAGCGAGATTTACAACTTGCTGTACGTAACCGTCAATTCGAACTTTATTATCAGCCTTTGATGGATCTGAAAAACCATCAATTTATCGGCGCAGAAGCACTCATTCGCTGGCATCATCCGAAAAAAGGGGTGTTATACCCAGGCGCATTTATCGAGATTGCTGAACAAACAGGTATGATCAACGCTATTGGTGATTGGGTGCTTGAGGCGGCATGTAAGCAACTTAACTTATGGCAGCATAAGAATGTCGATATTGTGATGCATGTTAATGTGGCAGCGCGTCAGTTCTTTAGCGGCAACTTATTCGAGCAAGTTTGGAATTTAGTGACCCGTTATAGACTTAAACCACAGAGTTTAATTTTAGAAATCACTGAAACAGAGTTAATGGGTGACATTCGTCATGCGACTCGATTATGTCAAGAACTAGCTGATTTAGGTGTTGGATTGGCCATTGATGATTTTGGAACGGGTTACAGCTCGATGCGTTATCTAAAACAATTCCCAATATCAAAATTGAAAATTGACCGTTCATTTATTTCAGACCTGACAACAAGCCGTGAAAGCCGTGAAATTGTCAGTGCGATTATTGCCATGGCTAAAGCGCTGAATATTTCACTTACAGCAGAAGGGGTTGAGACAAAAGAGCAGGAAATATTCCTTGCCGATAGTTGTTGCCACCACGCTCAAGGCTTTTTATACAGTCCTGCTATTCGAGAAAATGAATTTTCAAAGTTCGTATTTGAGCAAAATGAACTTGTACATTAA
- a CDS encoding DUF406 family protein — protein MIKTITKQDVQVSDNCNDCGSFVDIGTVIDEQDTQLILQIDGDDSASVAEELINTAKARFDNVKATTKASEQHILLFLDFSFTVEKMIFQLENSL, from the coding sequence ATGATTAAGACGATAACGAAGCAAGATGTACAAGTTAGTGATAATTGCAATGACTGTGGCAGTTTTGTCGATATCGGTACCGTCATCGATGAGCAAGATACACAGTTAATATTACAAATCGATGGAGACGATAGTGCCTCAGTCGCTGAAGAGTTAATTAATACTGCAAAAGCGCGATTTGATAATGTAAAAGCCACGACAAAGGCATCAGAGCAACATATCCTGCTGTTTTTAGACTTTAGCTTTACTGTTGAAAAAATGATTTTCCAATTAGAAAATTCACTGTAG
- a CDS encoding VC2046/SO_2500 family protein, producing the protein MQIEYPLVNELQLGNRLNDAVEHHRRGEFALLLSMLSNDARDMAQFQLDNDLSNDEKLYKQLDIPQPQALVCDLSQSVAINNADAFYGNGLSQFHLHQALKPEAVVTRGKYDEDLQITLSNCDLLTKLKHEQATPAITDLNSIHFLDQLATQRKISETIGNQLSAVA; encoded by the coding sequence ATGCAAATTGAATATCCATTAGTCAACGAACTGCAGTTAGGCAATCGCCTAAATGATGCAGTCGAACATCATAGAAGAGGAGAGTTCGCGCTCTTACTTTCTATGTTGTCTAATGACGCCCGGGATATGGCTCAATTTCAACTTGATAATGATTTATCGAACGATGAAAAACTATATAAGCAATTAGACATTCCTCAACCTCAAGCGCTGGTATGTGATTTATCGCAATCAGTAGCCATCAATAATGCAGATGCATTTTATGGGAATGGTCTAAGTCAATTTCATTTACACCAAGCTTTGAAACCAGAAGCTGTGGTGACCCGAGGTAAATATGATGAGGATTTGCAAATAACCTTATCAAATTGCGATTTACTGACTAAATTAAAACATGAACAGGCTACACCAGCGATTACCGACTTAAATAGCATTCATTTTTTAGATCAGCTGGCGACTCAACGCAAAATAAGTGAAACCATTGGTAATCAGCTTAGCGCAGTTGCTTAA
- a CDS encoding PLP-dependent cysteine synthase family protein: protein MSKQWVNQAIGKIESDFQRSADTHLIKLDLPQLDGIDIYLKDESTHPTGSLKHRLARSLFLYALSNGWVNENTTIIEASSGSTAVSEAYFSRLLGLPFIAVMPSSTAKKKVQQIEFYGGSCHFVENSGEIYPESQRLATELNGHYMDQFTYAERATDWRGNNNIADSIFNQMLKEPHPTPTWIVMSPGTGGTSATIGRYINYQQLDTQLCVVDPENSVFYDYYHNRDATISSQSGSKIEGIGRPRVEPSFIASVVDDMKKIPDTASIATMKWLEQLLGRKVGASTGTNLYGVLELACEMKRQGKTGSLVTLLCDSGERYLDTYYNDQWIKANIGCTEKYDAQLIRFNTSGCLS, encoded by the coding sequence ATGTCTAAACAATGGGTTAATCAAGCTATTGGAAAAATCGAATCCGACTTTCAACGTAGCGCCGATACACACTTAATTAAGTTGGATCTTCCCCAGTTAGACGGCATTGATATTTATCTCAAAGATGAAAGTACTCACCCTACTGGCAGTTTGAAGCATCGACTCGCGCGTTCACTATTCCTATATGCCCTTTCAAATGGCTGGGTTAATGAAAATACTACGATCATCGAAGCCTCTTCAGGCAGCACCGCAGTATCAGAAGCTTATTTCTCTCGATTGCTTGGGCTACCTTTTATCGCTGTAATGCCTTCATCTACGGCTAAAAAGAAAGTACAGCAAATTGAGTTTTATGGTGGCAGCTGTCACTTTGTAGAAAACAGCGGTGAAATTTATCCTGAATCCCAACGTTTAGCTACTGAGCTTAATGGTCACTACATGGATCAGTTTACTTATGCAGAGCGGGCTACCGATTGGCGTGGGAATAACAACATCGCTGATTCCATATTCAATCAAATGCTTAAAGAACCACACCCTACGCCCACCTGGATTGTAATGAGCCCTGGCACTGGAGGCACTTCAGCTACCATTGGTCGTTATATCAATTATCAGCAGTTAGACACGCAATTATGTGTTGTAGATCCTGAGAATTCAGTTTTTTACGATTACTATCATAATCGAGATGCCACTATTTCAAGTCAATCGGGTAGCAAAATTGAAGGTATTGGTAGACCAAGAGTAGAACCCTCTTTCATCGCAAGCGTAGTCGACGATATGAAGAAGATCCCTGATACAGCATCCATTGCAACGATGAAATGGTTAGAACAGCTATTAGGCCGTAAGGTTGGAGCTTCAACAGGGACGAACCTTTATGGCGTGCTTGAATTAGCTTGTGAGATGAAACGACAAGGTAAAACAGGGTCACTAGTCACGTTATTATGTGATTCAGGAGAGCGTTATCTTGATACTTATTATAATGACCAGTGGATTAAGGCCAATATTGGTTGTACTGAAAAATATGATGCACAATTAATAAGATTCAATACTAGCGGTTGTTTAAGCTAG